The Drosophila mauritiana strain mau12 chromosome 2R, ASM438214v1, whole genome shotgun sequence genome has a segment encoding these proteins:
- the LOC117138383 gene encoding putative pre-mRNA-splicing factor ATP-dependent RNA helicase PRP1, translated as MSKRRIEVGETYGSKAKKDPEASSSSAAAAAGTVAQILGGFVPNKQPPTMNPLTNTPYSQRYQNLYKKRIALPVFEYQADFMRLLSLHQCIVLVGETGSGKTTQIPQWCVDFAVSKGRKGVSCTQPRRVAAMSVAQRVSEEMDVKLGEEVGYSIRFEDCSTAKTLLKYMTDGMLLREAMSDPMLDQYQVILLDEAHERTLATDILMGVLKEVIRQRSDLKLVVMSATLDAGKFQQYFDNAPLMKVPGRTHPVEIFYTPEPERDYLEAAIRTVIQIHMCEEIEGDILMFLTGQEEIEEACKRIKREIDNLGSEIGELKCIPLYSTLPPNLQQRIFEPAPPPNANGAIGRKVVVSTNIAETSLTIDGVVFVIDPGFAKQKVYNPRIRVESLLVSPISKASAQQRSGRAGRTRPGKCFRLYTEKAFKNEMQDNTYPEILRSNLGTVVLQLKKLGIDDLVHFDFMDPPAPETLMRALELLNYLAALDDDGNLTDLGAVMSEFPLDPQLAKMLIASCQHNCSNEILSITAMLSVPQCFVRPNEAKKAADEAKMRLAHIDGDHLTLLNVYHAFKQNSEDPNWCYENFINFRSLKSADNVRQQLARIMDRFSLRRTSTEFTSKDYYVNIRKALVQGFFMQVAHLERTGYYLTIKDNQNVQLHPSTCLDHKPDWVLYNEFVLTTKNYIRTVTDVKPEWLCNLAPQYYDLNNFPQCEAKRQLELLQQRMETKQYQKGF; from the exons ATGTCCAAGCGTCGAATCGAAGTGGGGGAGACCTACGGCAGCAAGGCGAAGAA GGACCCGGAGGCGTCCTCCTCGTCGGCGGCAGCCGCTGCCGGCACAGTGGCCCAGATCCTGGGCGGATTCGTGCCCAACAAGCAGCCGCCCACGATGAACCCGCTGACCAACACGCCGTACTCGCAACGGTACCAGAATCTCTACAAGAAGCGCATTGCGCTGCCCGTGTTCGAGTACCAGGCGGACTTCATGCGGCTCCTCAGCCTGCACCAGTGCATTGTGCTGGTGGGCGAGACGGGCTCCGGCAAGACGACACAAATTCCGCAGTGGTGTGTGGACTTCGCAGTGTCCAAGGGGCGCAAGGGAGTCTCCTGCACACAGCCACGTCGAGTTGCCGCCATGTCCGTGGCCCAGCGCGTTTCGGAGGAGATGGACGTGAAACTGGGCGAAGAGGTCGGGTACTCCATCCGTTTCGAGGACTGCTCCACGGCCAAGACGCTGCTCAAGTACATGACCGACGGTATGTTGTTGCGCGAGGCCATGTCTGATCCAATGCTGGACCAGTACCAGGTCATTCTGCTTGACGAGGCTCACGAGCGAACCTTGGCCACTGACATTCTAATGGGCGTGCTCAAGGAGGTCATCCGTCAGCGCAGCGACCTTAAGCTGGTGGTCATGTCCGCCACACTGGACGCCGGCAAGTTCCAGCAGTATTTCGACAACGCACCGCTCATGAAAGTGCCCGGTCGCACACATCCCGTGGAGATCTTCTACACGCCCGAACCAGAAAGGGATTACCTAGAGGCTGCTATTCGCACGGTCATCCAGATACACATGTGCGAGGAAATTGAGG GTGATATCCTAATGTTCCTCACGGGCCAGGAGGAGATTGAGGAGGCTTGCAAGCGCATTAAGCGCGAGATCGACAATTTGGGCTCTGAAATTGGAGAGCTGAAGTGCATTCCCCTGTACTCGACGCTGCCGCCCAATTTGCAGCAGCGCATCTTCGAGCCGGCCCCACCGCCAAATGCCAATGGCGCGATCGGACGCAAGGTCGTGGTGTCCACCAACATCGCCGAAACCTCACTGACCATTGACGGAGTGGTGTTCGTGATCGATCCAGGCTTCGCCAAGCAAAAGGTGTACAATCCTCGCATTCGAGTGGAGAGTCTGCTCGTCTCCCCCATTTCGAAAGCGTCTGCGCAGCAGAGATCCGGTCGTGCTGGACGTACGCGTCCTGGCAAGTGTTTCCGTCTGTACACGGAAAAGGCGTTTAAGAACGAAATGCAGGACAATACCTACCCCGAAATCCTGCGCTCCAATTTGG GCACTGTGGTTCTGCAGCTCAAGAAGTTGGGCATCGACGATCTGGTGCATTTCGATTTCATGGACCCCCCAGCTCCAGAGACCTTGATGCGTGCCCTGGAGTTGCTCAACTATCTGGCCGCCCTGGATGATGACGGCAATCTTACGGACCTGGGCGCCGTTATGTCCGAGTTCCCTCTGGATCCGCAGCTGGCCAAGATGCTGATCGCCAGTTGCCAACACAACTGCTCTAATGAAATACTTTCCATAACGGCCATGTTGTCGG TTCCACAATGCTTCGTTCGTCCCAACGAGGCGAAGAAAGCTGCCGATGAGGCCAAGATGCGATTAGCCCACATTGACGGAGACCACCTGACCTTGCTTAATGTCTATCACGCCTTTAAGCAGA ACAGTGAGGATCCAAACTGGTGCTACGAGAACTTCATAAACTTCCGGTCGCTAAAGAGTGCGGATAACGTGCGCCAGCAGCTGGCTAGGATCATGGACCGCTTCAGCTTGCGGCGCACGAGCACGGAATTCACCTCGAAGGACTACTATGTAAACATCCGAAAGGCCCTCGTGCAGGGCTTCTTCATGCAGGTGGCCCACCTGGAGCGCACTGGCTACTATCTGACCATTAAGGACAACCAGAACGTGCAGCTGCATCCGTCGACGTGCCTCGACCACAAGCCCGATTGGGTCCTCTACAATGAGTTCGTGCTGACCACAAAGAACTACATTCGCACGGTGACAGATGTGAAAC CTGAATGGTTGTGCAACCTGGCGCCCCAATATTATGACTTGAACAACTTCCCCCAGTGCGAGGCGAAACGACAGCTGGagttgctgcagcagcggATGGAGACCAAGCAGTACCAGAAGGGTTTCTAA
- the LOC117138384 gene encoding gustatory receptor for sugar taste 43a isoform X4, which produces MEISQPSIGIFYISKVLALAPYATVRNSKGRVEIGRSWLFTVYSATLTVVMVFLTYRGLLFDANSEIPVRMKSATSKVVTALDVSVVVMAIVSGVYCGLFSLNDTLELNDRLNKIDNTLNAYNNFRRDRWRALGMAAISLVAISLLVGLDVGTWMRIAQDMNIAQSDTELNVHWYIPFYSLYFILTGLQVNFANTAYGLGRRFGRLNRMLSSSFLAENNATSAIKPQKVSTVKNVSVNRPAMPSALHASLTKLNGETLPSESAAKNKGLLLKSLADSHESLGKCVHLLSNSFGIAVLFILVSCLLHLVATAYFLFLELLSKRDNGYLWVQMLWICFHFLRLLMVVEPCHLAARESRKTIQIVCEIERKVHEPILAEAVKKFWQQLLVVDADFSACGLCRVNRTILTSFASAIATYLVILIQFQRTNG; this is translated from the exons ATGGAGATATCCCAGCCCAGCATCGGCATCTTCTACATCAGCAAAGTGCTGGCCCTGGCTCCATATGCTACGGTCCGGAACTCCAAGGGCCGGGTGGAAATCGGTCGCAGCTGGCTCTTCACGGTATACTCGGCCACATTAACGGTGGTCATGG TTTTTCTCACCTATCGGGGACTACTGTTCGATGCCAACTCCGAAATTCCCGTGCG AATGAAGTCGGCTACGTCGAAGGTGGTGACGGCCCTGGACGTGTCTGTGGTGGTCATGGCCATTGTATCCGGTGTTTACTGTGGCCTTTTCAGCCTGAACGACACCCTCGAGCTCAACGATCGACTAAACAAG ATCGATAACACCTTAAATGCCTACAATAACTTTCGAAGAGATCGATGGCGAGCCTTGGGCATGGCTGCCATCTCCCTGGTGGCCATTTCCCTTCTGGTCGGTCTGGATGTAGGGACGTGGATGCGCATTGCCCAGGATATGAACATTGCTCAGTCGGATACGG AGCTCAATGTGCACTGGTACATTCCATTCTACAGTCTCTACTTCATCCTGACGGGCTTGCAGGTCAACTTTGCCAACACGGCCTATGGACTAGGAAGGCGCTTTGGCCGCCTGAATCGGATGCTTTCGAGCAGCTTTCTTGCAG AGAACAATGCAACCAGTGCCATCAAACCGCAAAAGGTTAGCACCGTGAAGAACGTTAGCGTAAATCGGCCAGCGATGCCATCGGCACTCCACGCGAGCCTGACGAAGCTGAACGGCGAAACCTTGCCCAGTGAATCCGCAG CCAAGAACAAGGGGTTGCTCCTCAAATCCCTGGCGGACAGTCACGAGTCGCTAGGAAAATGTGTCCACCTCCTGTCCAA CTCCTTTGGCATTGCTGTTCTCTTCATCCTTGTGTCCTGTCTGCTGCATCTTGTGGCTACGGCCTACTTCCTCTTTCTGGAACTGCTCAGCAAGCGGGACAACGGCTACCTGTGGGTGCAAATGCTCTGGATTTGCTTCCACTTCCTGCGACTGCTCATGGTGGTGGAGCCGTGCCACTTGGCTGCCCGAGAGTCGCGCAAAACGATCCAGATTGTTTGCGAAATCGAGCGGAAAGTGCACGAGCCCATTCTCGCGGAGGCGGTCAAGAAGTTTTGGCAGCAGTTACTCGTCGTAGATGCCGACTTCTCCGCCTGCGGATTGTGCCGCGTGAACCGCACCATTCTGACATCG TTTGCATCGGCCATAGCCACCTATCTCGTGATTCTCATTCAGTTTCAACGGACCAATGGCTAA
- the LOC117138384 gene encoding gustatory receptor for sugar taste 43a isoform X2 gives MEISQPSIGIFYISKVLALAPYATVRNSKGRVEIGRSWLFTVYSATLTVVMVFLTYRGLLFDANSEIPVRMKSATSKVVTALDVSVVVMAIVSGVYCGLFSLNDTLELNDRLNKIDNTLNAYNNFRRDRWRALGMAAISLVAISLLVGLDVGTWMRIAQDMNIAQSDTELNVHWYIPFYSLYFILTGLQVNFANTAYGLGRRFGRLNRMLSSSFLAENNATSAIKPQKVSTVKNVSVNRPAMPSALHASLTKLNGETLPSESAGDKAAARSLILNVELLKLGYFPAKNKGLLLKSLADSHESLGKCVHLLSNSFGIAVLFILVSCLLHLVATAYFLFLELLSKRDNGYLWVQMLWICFHFLRLLMVVEPCHLAARESRKTIQIVCEIERKVHEPILAEAVKKFWQQLLVVDADFSACGLCRVNRTILTSFASAIATYLVILIQFQRTNG, from the exons ATGGAGATATCCCAGCCCAGCATCGGCATCTTCTACATCAGCAAAGTGCTGGCCCTGGCTCCATATGCTACGGTCCGGAACTCCAAGGGCCGGGTGGAAATCGGTCGCAGCTGGCTCTTCACGGTATACTCGGCCACATTAACGGTGGTCATGG TTTTTCTCACCTATCGGGGACTACTGTTCGATGCCAACTCCGAAATTCCCGTGCG AATGAAGTCGGCTACGTCGAAGGTGGTGACGGCCCTGGACGTGTCTGTGGTGGTCATGGCCATTGTATCCGGTGTTTACTGTGGCCTTTTCAGCCTGAACGACACCCTCGAGCTCAACGATCGACTAAACAAG ATCGATAACACCTTAAATGCCTACAATAACTTTCGAAGAGATCGATGGCGAGCCTTGGGCATGGCTGCCATCTCCCTGGTGGCCATTTCCCTTCTGGTCGGTCTGGATGTAGGGACGTGGATGCGCATTGCCCAGGATATGAACATTGCTCAGTCGGATACGG AGCTCAATGTGCACTGGTACATTCCATTCTACAGTCTCTACTTCATCCTGACGGGCTTGCAGGTCAACTTTGCCAACACGGCCTATGGACTAGGAAGGCGCTTTGGCCGCCTGAATCGGATGCTTTCGAGCAGCTTTCTTGCAG AGAACAATGCAACCAGTGCCATCAAACCGCAAAAGGTTAGCACCGTGAAGAACGTTAGCGTAAATCGGCCAGCGATGCCATCGGCACTCCACGCGAGCCTGACGAAGCTGAACGGCGAAACCTTGCCCAGTGAATCCGCAGGTGACAAGGCAGCCGCACGCAGTCTAATCCTCAACGTGGAGTTACTCAAATTGGGTTATTTTCCAGCCAAGAACAAGGGGTTGCTCCTCAAATCCCTGGCGGACAGTCACGAGTCGCTAGGAAAATGTGTCCACCTCCTGTCCAA CTCCTTTGGCATTGCTGTTCTCTTCATCCTTGTGTCCTGTCTGCTGCATCTTGTGGCTACGGCCTACTTCCTCTTTCTGGAACTGCTCAGCAAGCGGGACAACGGCTACCTGTGGGTGCAAATGCTCTGGATTTGCTTCCACTTCCTGCGACTGCTCATGGTGGTGGAGCCGTGCCACTTGGCTGCCCGAGAGTCGCGCAAAACGATCCAGATTGTTTGCGAAATCGAGCGGAAAGTGCACGAGCCCATTCTCGCGGAGGCGGTCAAGAAGTTTTGGCAGCAGTTACTCGTCGTAGATGCCGACTTCTCCGCCTGCGGATTGTGCCGCGTGAACCGCACCATTCTGACATCG TTTGCATCGGCCATAGCCACCTATCTCGTGATTCTCATTCAGTTTCAACGGACCAATGGCTAA
- the LOC117138384 gene encoding gustatory receptor for sugar taste 43a isoform X3, whose protein sequence is MEISQPSIGIFYISKVLALAPYATVRNSKGRVEIGRSWLFTVYSATLTVVMVFLTYRGLLFDANSEIPVRASFRMKSATSKVVTALDVSVVVMAIVSGVYCGLFSLNDTLELNDRLNKIDNTLNAYNNFRRDRWRALGMAAISLVAISLLVGLDVGTWMRIAQDMNIAQSDTELNVHWYIPFYSLYFILTGLQVNFANTAYGLGRRFGRLNRMLSSSFLAENNATSAIKPQKVSTVKNVSVNRPAMPSALHASLTKLNGETLPSESAAKNKGLLLKSLADSHESLGKCVHLLSNSFGIAVLFILVSCLLHLVATAYFLFLELLSKRDNGYLWVQMLWICFHFLRLLMVVEPCHLAARESRKTIQIVCEIERKVHEPILAEAVKKFWQQLLVVDADFSACGLCRVNRTILTSFASAIATYLVILIQFQRTNG, encoded by the exons ATGGAGATATCCCAGCCCAGCATCGGCATCTTCTACATCAGCAAAGTGCTGGCCCTGGCTCCATATGCTACGGTCCGGAACTCCAAGGGCCGGGTGGAAATCGGTCGCAGCTGGCTCTTCACGGTATACTCGGCCACATTAACGGTGGTCATGG TTTTTCTCACCTATCGGGGACTACTGTTCGATGCCAACTCCGAAATTCCCGTGCG TGCATCTTTTAGAATGAAGTCGGCTACGTCGAAGGTGGTGACGGCCCTGGACGTGTCTGTGGTGGTCATGGCCATTGTATCCGGTGTTTACTGTGGCCTTTTCAGCCTGAACGACACCCTCGAGCTCAACGATCGACTAAACAAG ATCGATAACACCTTAAATGCCTACAATAACTTTCGAAGAGATCGATGGCGAGCCTTGGGCATGGCTGCCATCTCCCTGGTGGCCATTTCCCTTCTGGTCGGTCTGGATGTAGGGACGTGGATGCGCATTGCCCAGGATATGAACATTGCTCAGTCGGATACGG AGCTCAATGTGCACTGGTACATTCCATTCTACAGTCTCTACTTCATCCTGACGGGCTTGCAGGTCAACTTTGCCAACACGGCCTATGGACTAGGAAGGCGCTTTGGCCGCCTGAATCGGATGCTTTCGAGCAGCTTTCTTGCAG AGAACAATGCAACCAGTGCCATCAAACCGCAAAAGGTTAGCACCGTGAAGAACGTTAGCGTAAATCGGCCAGCGATGCCATCGGCACTCCACGCGAGCCTGACGAAGCTGAACGGCGAAACCTTGCCCAGTGAATCCGCAG CCAAGAACAAGGGGTTGCTCCTCAAATCCCTGGCGGACAGTCACGAGTCGCTAGGAAAATGTGTCCACCTCCTGTCCAA CTCCTTTGGCATTGCTGTTCTCTTCATCCTTGTGTCCTGTCTGCTGCATCTTGTGGCTACGGCCTACTTCCTCTTTCTGGAACTGCTCAGCAAGCGGGACAACGGCTACCTGTGGGTGCAAATGCTCTGGATTTGCTTCCACTTCCTGCGACTGCTCATGGTGGTGGAGCCGTGCCACTTGGCTGCCCGAGAGTCGCGCAAAACGATCCAGATTGTTTGCGAAATCGAGCGGAAAGTGCACGAGCCCATTCTCGCGGAGGCGGTCAAGAAGTTTTGGCAGCAGTTACTCGTCGTAGATGCCGACTTCTCCGCCTGCGGATTGTGCCGCGTGAACCGCACCATTCTGACATCG TTTGCATCGGCCATAGCCACCTATCTCGTGATTCTCATTCAGTTTCAACGGACCAATGGCTAA
- the LOC117138384 gene encoding gustatory receptor for sugar taste 43a isoform X1, with protein MEISQPSIGIFYISKVLALAPYATVRNSKGRVEIGRSWLFTVYSATLTVVMVFLTYRGLLFDANSEIPVRASFRMKSATSKVVTALDVSVVVMAIVSGVYCGLFSLNDTLELNDRLNKIDNTLNAYNNFRRDRWRALGMAAISLVAISLLVGLDVGTWMRIAQDMNIAQSDTELNVHWYIPFYSLYFILTGLQVNFANTAYGLGRRFGRLNRMLSSSFLAENNATSAIKPQKVSTVKNVSVNRPAMPSALHASLTKLNGETLPSESAGDKAAARSLILNVELLKLGYFPAKNKGLLLKSLADSHESLGKCVHLLSNSFGIAVLFILVSCLLHLVATAYFLFLELLSKRDNGYLWVQMLWICFHFLRLLMVVEPCHLAARESRKTIQIVCEIERKVHEPILAEAVKKFWQQLLVVDADFSACGLCRVNRTILTSFASAIATYLVILIQFQRTNG; from the exons ATGGAGATATCCCAGCCCAGCATCGGCATCTTCTACATCAGCAAAGTGCTGGCCCTGGCTCCATATGCTACGGTCCGGAACTCCAAGGGCCGGGTGGAAATCGGTCGCAGCTGGCTCTTCACGGTATACTCGGCCACATTAACGGTGGTCATGG TTTTTCTCACCTATCGGGGACTACTGTTCGATGCCAACTCCGAAATTCCCGTGCG TGCATCTTTTAGAATGAAGTCGGCTACGTCGAAGGTGGTGACGGCCCTGGACGTGTCTGTGGTGGTCATGGCCATTGTATCCGGTGTTTACTGTGGCCTTTTCAGCCTGAACGACACCCTCGAGCTCAACGATCGACTAAACAAG ATCGATAACACCTTAAATGCCTACAATAACTTTCGAAGAGATCGATGGCGAGCCTTGGGCATGGCTGCCATCTCCCTGGTGGCCATTTCCCTTCTGGTCGGTCTGGATGTAGGGACGTGGATGCGCATTGCCCAGGATATGAACATTGCTCAGTCGGATACGG AGCTCAATGTGCACTGGTACATTCCATTCTACAGTCTCTACTTCATCCTGACGGGCTTGCAGGTCAACTTTGCCAACACGGCCTATGGACTAGGAAGGCGCTTTGGCCGCCTGAATCGGATGCTTTCGAGCAGCTTTCTTGCAG AGAACAATGCAACCAGTGCCATCAAACCGCAAAAGGTTAGCACCGTGAAGAACGTTAGCGTAAATCGGCCAGCGATGCCATCGGCACTCCACGCGAGCCTGACGAAGCTGAACGGCGAAACCTTGCCCAGTGAATCCGCAGGTGACAAGGCAGCCGCACGCAGTCTAATCCTCAACGTGGAGTTACTCAAATTGGGTTATTTTCCAGCCAAGAACAAGGGGTTGCTCCTCAAATCCCTGGCGGACAGTCACGAGTCGCTAGGAAAATGTGTCCACCTCCTGTCCAA CTCCTTTGGCATTGCTGTTCTCTTCATCCTTGTGTCCTGTCTGCTGCATCTTGTGGCTACGGCCTACTTCCTCTTTCTGGAACTGCTCAGCAAGCGGGACAACGGCTACCTGTGGGTGCAAATGCTCTGGATTTGCTTCCACTTCCTGCGACTGCTCATGGTGGTGGAGCCGTGCCACTTGGCTGCCCGAGAGTCGCGCAAAACGATCCAGATTGTTTGCGAAATCGAGCGGAAAGTGCACGAGCCCATTCTCGCGGAGGCGGTCAAGAAGTTTTGGCAGCAGTTACTCGTCGTAGATGCCGACTTCTCCGCCTGCGGATTGTGCCGCGTGAACCGCACCATTCTGACATCG TTTGCATCGGCCATAGCCACCTATCTCGTGATTCTCATTCAGTTTCAACGGACCAATGGCTAA
- the LOC117138386 gene encoding lactoylglutathione lyase, whose product MGDVTGLSNAQADELCQKPDSSTKDFLFQQTMYRIKDPRKSLPFYTGVLGMTLLVKLDFPEAKFSLYFLGYEKATDVPKDPKERRSWAMSRKATIELTHNWGTERDPDQNYHTGNTDPRGFGHIGVMVPDVYAACQRFQELGVDFVKKPDDGRMKGLAFIKDPDGYWIEIFNAHSV is encoded by the exons ATGGGCGACGTGACAGGACTGAGCAATGCCCAGGCCGACGAGCTGTGCCAGAAGCCGGATTCGTCCACCAAG GACTTCCTCTTCCAGCAAACCATGTACCGCATCAAGGATCCACGCAAGTCGCTGCCCTTCTACACGGGCGTCCTCGGGATGACCTTGCTGGTGAAACTGGACTTCCCCGAGGCCAAGTTCTCGCTGTACTTTCTGGG CTACGAGAAAGCCACCGATGTGCCTAAGGATCCCAAGGAGAGACGAAGCTGGGCGATGAGCCGCAAGGCCACCATTGAGTTAACCCA CAACTGGGGCACTGAGAGGGATCCGGATCAGAATTACCACACCGGGAACACCGATCCACGTGGCTTCGGACACATTGGAGTCATGGTGCCCGACGTGTACGCCGCCTGCCAGCG CTTCCAGGAGCTTGGCGTGGACTTTGTGAAGAAGCCCGACGACGGCCGCATGAAGGGACTGGCCTTCATCAAGGACCCCGACGGCTACTGGATCGAGATCTTCAATGCACACTCCGTCTAG
- the LOC117136391 gene encoding uncharacterized protein LOC117136391: MRFCTIALVLLCVLHVSNPKPFLPVLENIHKHFEDKFTMINQMLNGNSDDSSAPEPEPSPPKSNTHSNKKANTSLKKDERRQILNTLVKLCKSETGKDGKTSSFDVSLPKQTISNINTITNNISMPEIQLPPITVVIVKDEKALAKYQEKSSNGTIIVKRRSNAKDPKPAPRTGLENRTEKGLNADIKKCVLMKIKELNIIKA, encoded by the exons ATGCGGTTTTGTACGATCGCTTTGG TGCTGCTCTGTGTGCTCCATGTCTCAAATCCGAAGCCATTTTTACCTGTTTTGGAAAACATCCACAAACACTTCGAGGATAAGTTCACAATGATAAACCAAATGTTAAATGGCAACAGCGATGATAGCTCCGCACCGGAACCGGAACCGTCACCCCCGAAATCCAATACACATTCAAATAAGAAGGCAAATACTAGCCTCAAAAAGGACGAAAGGAGACAAATCTTGAACACACTGGTCAAGCTTTGCAAATCAGAAACAGGAAAGGACGGAAAGACTTCCAGCTTTGACGTTTCTCTGCCCAAACAAACCATCAGTAATATTAACACGATCACGAACAACATCAGCATGCCGGAAATTCAATTGCCACCGATTACGGTTGTCATCGTGAAGGATGAAAAGGCGCTGGCCAAATACCAAGAGAAATCTAGCAACGGGACCATAATAGTCAAACGTCGTAGCAACGCCAAGGATCCCAAACCTGCCCCGAGAACGGGATTGGAAAACAGGACTGAGAAAGGATTGAATGCGGACATTAAGAAGTGCGTCCTCATGAAAATCAAAGAACTTAATATTATAAAAGCGTAA
- the LOC117136392 gene encoding uncharacterized protein LOC117136392, translating into MRRLAVHIAILYLFQWEIGAVQNKINELKSWLDQNVKGRQDSDTIDTLIMLCVIEMKEAKKLPAKIANFRIANKNTVQNYIILPTIKIPNITIVFADEKLPVSARSRKQNIEEKLDKLIAFLKDCITKKINLLDILEE; encoded by the exons ATGCGACGGCTTGCTGTACACATTG CCATTCTCTACCTGTTTCAATGGGAAATAGGAGCGGTGCAGAATAAAATCAACGAACTGAAGTCCTGGCTCGACCAGAACGTTAAAGGGCGCCAGGACTCGGACACGATTGACACACTTATAATGCTGTGCGTCATAGAAATGAAAGAAGCAAAGAAGCTCCCAGCTAAGATTGCCAACTTTCGGATAGCCAACAAGAACACTGTGCAAAACTACATAATCCTCCCGACCATTAAAATTCCAAACATTACCATCGTCTTTGCGGATGAAAAGTTGCCTGTATCAGCGCGATCgagaaaacaaaatatagaAGAGAAACTAGATAAACTAATTGCATTTCTTAAAGACTGCAtaacaaagaaaataaaccTACTGGATATCTTAGAGGAATAA